Proteins from a genomic interval of Zingiber officinale cultivar Zhangliang chromosome 1B, Zo_v1.1, whole genome shotgun sequence:
- the LOC122047802 gene encoding momilactone A synthase-like, producing the protein MERRLEGKVAVITGGASGIGEATVKLFVRHGARVIVADLQDEKGKALCASLGSDDVASYVHCDVRCEPDVKRAVDTAISLFGKLDIMFNNAGIGDPFGSSILGEDDTAAVFERVMGVNVLGALLGTKHAGRAMVAAGRGGSIIITASMVSVVGGLGPPVYVCSKHAVVGLARSAAAELGKHGVRVNCVSPSMVATPQTMSHMQASEEELEALGEVISTLKGVRLKAEDMANAALFLASDESRFVSGHNLMVDGASSVTKIF; encoded by the exons ATGGAGAGGAG GCTCGAAGGCAAGGTCGCCGTCATCACCGGCGGCGCTAGTGGCATTGGCGAGGCCACTGTCAAGTTGTTCGTCCGCCACGGCGCTCGTGTCATCGTCGCTGACCTCCAAGACGAGAAGGGGAAGGCCCTCTGCGCCAGCCTCGGCTCCGACGACGTCGCCTCCTACGTCCACTGCGACGTCCGATGCGAGCCCGACGTGAAGCGCGCCGTGGACACCGCCATCTCCCTCTTCGGCAAGCTCGACATCATGTTCAACAACGCCGGCATCGGTGACCCCTTCGGCAGCAGCATCCTCGGCGAGGACGACACGGCCGCGGTGTTCGAGCGGGTGATGGGGGTCAACGTGCTGGGAGCGCTACTGGGGACGAAGCACGCGGGCCGGGCCATGGTAGCGGCGGGGCGAGGCGGGAGCATCATAATCACGGCGAGCATGGTGTCGGTGGTGGGAGGGCTGGGTCCGCCGGTGTACGTGTGCTCGAAGCACGCGGTGGTGGGGCTGGCGCGGAGCGCGGCGGCGGAGCTGGGCAAGCACGGGGTGCGTGTGAACTGCGTGTCGCCGTCTATGGTGGCGACGCCGCAGACAATGTCGCACATGCAGGCGAGCGAGGAGGAGCTGGAGGCATTGGGAGAGGTGATCTCAACTCTGAAGGGCGTGAGGCTGAAGGCTGAGGACATGGCAAATGCCGCTCTGTTCTTGGCCAGCGATGAGTCGAGGTTCGTGAGCGGCCACAACCTCATGGTCGACGGAGCCTCCAGCGTCACCAAAATATTCTAA